In Streptomyces rapamycinicus NRRL 5491, the genomic stretch CCGGTGCGCCGCATCGGGGACTTCCTCACCGAATCGCTGCGCGTCAGCCACGGCTGGGCCAAGGACCGAGCCAACACCCGGGCCGCCGAACTGCTCGCCGCGGTCGGCCTCCCGGACCCCGCCCGGCACCTGAGGCAGTATCCGCACGAGCTCTCCGGCGGCATGCTCCAGCGCGTCATGATCGCCGGAGCGCTCACCACCGAACCCCGGCTGCTGCTGTGCGACGAACCGACCACCGCCCTCGACGTCAGCACCCAGGCCGAGATCATGGCCATCCTGGGACGGCTGCAACGCGAACGCGACCTGGGCCTGCTCCTCATCACCCACGACATCGAACTCGCGGCCGCCGCCTGCGACCGCGTGTATGTGATGTACGCCGGGCGGATCGTGGAGACGGCGCCCACCGCCGAACTCTTCGCCGCGCCTCGCCACCCCTACACCGCGGGCCTGCTCGGCTCGTCCCCTCCCCTGTCGGCGCCGAACGGCCCGCCCGCCCGGCTGACCCCGATCCCCGGGGCCCCGATGGGCCTGCTCGACTCCGCCCCCGGCTGCTCTTTCGCGGCCCGCTGCCGCTTCGCCCGGCCCGGCGTCTGCGACCAGTCACCACCGCCCCTGGAGCGGCACGGCACGGGCCTGGTCGCCTGCCACCGCGCCGACGACCTCACCGTCGTACCCGACGCGCTCGCCACGACGGTGACCGCTCCCAACTCACCCCAGCTGGAGGACGGTTGACCAGCGAGACGGACACGCTGCTCCAAGTGAGCGGTCTGCGCAAGACCTACCGGACGGGAAAGGCGGAGGTCGTCGCGGTGGACGACCTGTCGTTCTCCGTACGGGCCGGCGGCGCGCTCGGCATCGTAGGAGAGTCGGGCTCCGGCAAGACGACCACGGCCCGGATGCTGATCGGCCTCGAACGCCCCGACGCGGGACGGATCCTGGTCCAGGGCGAGCCGCTGACCGCGACCGTACGCGGCAAGGCGGCCCGCCTCGCCCGAGCCAAGGCGGTCCAGATCGTCTTCCAGGGCCCGTACCTCTCGCTGGACGCGCGCATCAGCATCGGCGCGACCCTCGACGGGGTGCTGCGCCTGCACGGCCTGACGGACCGGGCGGACCGGGCCATCCGCACCAGGGAGCTGCTCGCCCAGGTCGGCCTCGGCGAGCGCGAGGCGGCCGCGCTCCCCCGCAAGCTCTCCGGCGGGCAGCGCCAACGCGCCGCGATCGCACGGGCGTTGGCCGTCGAACCCGCCGTGCTCGTACTCGACGAGGCGGTGTCGGCCCTCGACGTATCCGTACAGGCCCAGGTGCTCAACCTCCTCTGGGACATCCGCCGCGGCACCGGCATCGGCCTGGTCTTCGTCAGCCACGACCTGGCCGTCGTGCGATACGTGTGCGACGAGGCGCTGGTTCTGTACCGGGGCCGCACGATGGAACACCGCCCCGTCGCGGACCTCCTCGCCGACCCCGGACACCCCTACACACAGCTCCTGCTGGCGTCCGTTCCCCGACCGGGCTGGGACCCCGACTCGATCAGCAGCCGACGCCGGGAGCACAGCGGTTGACGCACCGGTGGTCGCGGGCCCGGGGCCCGCGACCGCCGGTCAGACCCCGAGCTCGCGGTCGATGAGGGCGAACACCTCATCGGCGGTGGCCGCCGCCAGGTCCTGCTCGCCCGCGGGCTCATCGGCCTCCTCGGCGGTGGCGGTGTACTTCCACACCAGTGCCTGCAACCGGTTCACCAGACCGGCGCGGCGCGGGTCGCCGGTCGGCAGCCCGGCCAGTGCGGCATCGAGCTCGTCGAGGTGTCCGGACACCGGATGTGCCACGTCGGCCTCCCCCGGGTCCACCTCGGTCAGCAGCCGGCCCGCCAGCGTGCGAGGCGTCGGATAGTCGAAGACCACCGTGGTCGGCAGGCTGAGCCCCGTGGCGGCGCGCAGCCGGTTCCTGAGCTCCACGGCCGCGATGGAGTCGAACCCCAGCTCCTTGAACGGGCGGTCCGGCTCGACCGCCTCCGGCGCCGGATAGTGCAGTACGGCCGCCACATGGGCGCGTACCAGCGCCAGCAGCCGCTCGACCCGCTCGTCCCCGGGCAGGGCGGCCAGCTCCCGCCGCAGCGCCGACACCTCGTCGGTGCCGGTGTCCGCCGCGGGCCCCCGCGCCGCCTCGATGGCCTGGCGGGCGGCCGGGACACCGTCGAAGAGCCTGCTGGGACGGGCGAGGGTGAACAGCGGCGCGAAGCGCTCCCATGACACATCGGCGATGGTGACGCCCGGATCGTCGTGGTCGAGCACCTGGCGCAGTGCGGTCAGCGCCGGCCGGGGGTCCAGCGGGGACAGGCCCTGCCGCCGGGAGCGCTCGGTGTGCGAGGCCGTCGTCGCGTCCGCCGCCTCACCGCCGTACGGCAGGTCCCACAGCCCCCACGCGATCGAGACGGTGGGCCGTCCGTCGGCCCGGTCGTGCCGGGCCAGCGCGTCGAGGCAGGCGGTGGCGGCCGCGTAGGAGCCGTGGTCCTTGCTGCCCCAGGACGCGGCGACGGTGGAGAAGTAGACCACGGTGTCCTCGGGGCCCATGCCGCAGAGTTCGTCCAGGTGGCGCCCGGTGTCGTCCAGATGGGCGCGGATCTCCTCGGTCAGCCGCCGCGGGGTGAGCTCCATCAGCGGGGCCAGCTCGCCGGAGGCCGAGGTGTGGATGATGGTCCCGATCCGTCCGCTCGCCTCCGCCACGCGCTCGACGAAGCGTGCGGTGCCTTCCCGGTCGGCGGGCACGTGGTCGGCCACGGTGAGTCCGGTGCCGAGCGCGTCCAGTTCGGCCTTCAGCTCAACGGCACCGGGGGCGTCGCCACCTCCCGGGCACAGCATCACGATGTGTTCCGCCCCGTCTGCGGCCAGGTGGCGGGCGACCTGGGCGGCGGGCCCGTCGGCGGTTCCGGTGATGAGCACGGTGCCCCGGGGCTTCCAGGTGCGCTTCGGGGCACGGCCGCCGATCGGGTCGGGGACCAGCCGGCGGCCGTACGCACCGGCCTGGCGCAGCGCCACTTCGTCCTCGCC encodes the following:
- a CDS encoding ABC transporter ATP-binding protein produces the protein MALLEYETLGITLPGMARPVLDGIDLTVAAGEVVALVGESGSGKSVTARAALGLFPAGADVAGQVRVDGTDLVSADATGLRTIRTARASMIFQDPRAGINPVRRIGDFLTESLRVSHGWAKDRANTRAAELLAAVGLPDPARHLRQYPHELSGGMLQRVMIAGALTTEPRLLLCDEPTTALDVSTQAEIMAILGRLQRERDLGLLLITHDIELAAAACDRVYVMYAGRIVETAPTAELFAAPRHPYTAGLLGSSPPLSAPNGPPARLTPIPGAPMGLLDSAPGCSFAARCRFARPGVCDQSPPPLERHGTGLVACHRADDLTVVPDALATTVTAPNSPQLEDG
- a CDS encoding ABC transporter ATP-binding protein, with protein sequence MTSETDTLLQVSGLRKTYRTGKAEVVAVDDLSFSVRAGGALGIVGESGSGKTTTARMLIGLERPDAGRILVQGEPLTATVRGKAARLARAKAVQIVFQGPYLSLDARISIGATLDGVLRLHGLTDRADRAIRTRELLAQVGLGEREAAALPRKLSGGQRQRAAIARALAVEPAVLVLDEAVSALDVSVQAQVLNLLWDIRRGTGIGLVFVSHDLAVVRYVCDEALVLYRGRTMEHRPVADLLADPGHPYTQLLLASVPRPGWDPDSISSRRREHSG